A window of the Haloquadratum walsbyi C23 genome harbors these coding sequences:
- a CDS encoding ABC transporter ATP-binding protein — MPAESNISTHSDPQSSETAFLEMRDVVAGYGNTTVLHDINIGVENGQIACLIGPNGSGKSTLMKSIYGFADVKSGTIRVNENNITGRSPQENLMAGMSYVLQDASVFPQMTVHENMLMGGYVFDDDSQAARRAEELYDEFPILGDIRNQNAGTLSGGQRRLLELARALMVDPEIMMLDEPSIGLEPRFIEDVFDRIRQLNNLGTTILLVEQNAQKGLSVADRGFVLASGEIKFTGTGTELLNNDEIGRLYLGG; from the coding sequence ATGCCAGCAGAGTCAAATATAAGCACTCACTCTGATCCACAATCGAGCGAGACAGCCTTTTTAGAAATGCGCGATGTGGTTGCTGGATACGGTAACACAACCGTTCTTCATGATATAAATATCGGTGTGGAAAATGGACAGATCGCATGTTTGATCGGACCAAACGGATCGGGAAAATCAACACTCATGAAGAGTATCTATGGGTTTGCTGATGTAAAGTCAGGCACAATCAGAGTTAATGAAAATAACATCACAGGTCGCTCACCCCAAGAGAATCTAATGGCTGGAATGAGCTATGTGCTTCAGGATGCGAGTGTATTTCCACAAATGACCGTGCATGAGAATATGTTGATGGGTGGGTATGTGTTTGATGATGATAGCCAGGCTGCTCGCCGTGCTGAGGAACTCTATGATGAGTTTCCGATTCTTGGTGATATTCGTAATCAAAATGCAGGAACGCTTTCTGGAGGACAACGACGGTTGCTTGAGCTTGCTCGAGCGCTGATGGTTGACCCAGAGATAATGATGCTCGATGAACCCTCTATCGGACTTGAGCCACGGTTTATTGAGGATGTGTTTGACCGAATCAGACAACTCAATAATCTTGGAACAACTATACTGCTTGTCGAACAGAACGCACAAAAAGGATTATCAGTTGCTGACCGTGGATTTGTCCTTGCATCTGGAGAGATTAAATTCACCGGTACGGGTACAGAACTGCTCAATAATGACGAAATTGGTCGGTTATATCTTGGTGGGTAG
- a CDS encoding alcohol dehydrogenase catalytic domain-containing protein gives MEAVVYQGEKDVAIESVDEPEIEHPNDVIIDITTTCICGSDLHMYEGRTAADPGIVFGHENMGIVTEVGDAVSGLEEGDRVVAPFNVACGFCENCEEGYTGFCTNVNPGFAGGAYGYVAMGPYTGGQAEKLRIPYADFNALQLPDGDEHEDAFSLLADIFPTGWHGTELADIQPGDSIAIYGAGPVGLMAAYSAKIKGAAEIYTVDRVPSRLELAEEHCDATAINFEEGNPVEQIKDIHGGGVDKGVDAVGYQAVDPDKEGDSAYDPARENPAVVINNLIRTVKPTGQLGIPGLYVPEDPGAPSEMAAQGRLGIDFGLLFEKGQALGTGQCNVKEYNRELRDLIIEGRADPSWVVSHRVGLEEAPEMYERFDNREEGVTKVLLEP, from the coding sequence ATGGAAGCAGTTGTATATCAAGGCGAGAAAGACGTTGCAATTGAGTCAGTAGATGAACCAGAGATAGAACACCCGAACGACGTCATTATCGACATTACAACAACCTGTATCTGTGGTTCGGATCTTCATATGTACGAAGGACGGACAGCAGCGGACCCGGGTATTGTCTTCGGTCATGAAAATATGGGAATTGTCACTGAGGTTGGTGACGCAGTCTCAGGACTTGAAGAAGGAGATCGTGTTGTCGCTCCATTCAATGTAGCTTGTGGATTTTGTGAGAACTGCGAAGAAGGATATACCGGGTTCTGTACAAATGTTAATCCTGGATTCGCAGGTGGTGCATATGGTTATGTCGCAATGGGACCATATACGGGAGGACAGGCTGAGAAGCTTCGAATTCCGTATGCCGATTTTAATGCGCTTCAACTCCCCGATGGCGATGAACATGAAGATGCTTTCTCGCTCCTAGCAGACATCTTCCCAACTGGATGGCACGGTACCGAACTCGCAGATATTCAGCCTGGTGACTCCATTGCTATCTATGGTGCCGGTCCGGTTGGATTGATGGCAGCATATAGTGCCAAAATCAAGGGTGCTGCAGAGATATATACCGTTGATCGTGTCCCAAGTCGGCTTGAACTCGCTGAAGAGCATTGTGATGCGACTGCAATTAATTTTGAAGAAGGCAACCCAGTTGAGCAAATAAAAGATATTCATGGTGGAGGCGTTGACAAGGGTGTCGACGCAGTCGGGTATCAAGCAGTTGACCCAGATAAGGAGGGAGATTCTGCATATGATCCTGCGCGTGAGAATCCAGCTGTTGTTATCAATAATCTCATTAGAACTGTTAAACCAACAGGGCAACTCGGTATCCCAGGACTATATGTTCCTGAGGATCCGGGGGCGCCAAGTGAGATGGCTGCACAGGGACGACTCGGAATAGACTTTGGTCTTCTGTTCGAAAAAGGACAAGCACTGGGGACAGGACAATGTAATGTTAAAGAGTATAACCGTGAACTTCGTGACCTGATCATCGAGGGACGTGCTGATCCTAGTTGGGTTGTTTCACATCGAGTTGGACTTGAGGAAGCCCCTGAAATGTATGAGCGATTCGATAATCGCGAAGAGGGCGTGACAAAGGTTCTACTCGAACCATAG
- a CDS encoding CobW family GTP-binding protein — MTDTDVTEIPMTVISGPLGAGKTTLVNRLLNNPGERQIAVIVNDMGEINIDAALLQEETDEGIVDLSNGCICCRLQDDLVTEATRLADERSFDYLVIEASGISEPIPIAKTLTTGTENGSLDDRFCVDTTVSVIDTYGFWKAFDAEESIPDAAPNPNRPLSEVLIDQIEFCDVLLLNKCDMVPDTELDMIEDSIRELQPRAAIHRTTYSEISPEMVLDTGRFDFNEARRQQGWKQALSTHTAESGDSQDSNHDASAGDNYGHTHDHGESAAAAHNVESFVYRQQKPFNPEQFDSWLSEWNGDIIRMKGFAWISTRPETVLGVSQAGSAVQAGPIGEWGQDDPATRLVIIGQQLDITQITVDLDDCVADDPNKHSQKSQDDPFPRES, encoded by the coding sequence ATGACAGATACCGACGTAACGGAGATTCCAATGACAGTTATCAGCGGTCCCCTTGGCGCCGGGAAAACAACGCTTGTTAATCGACTATTAAATAATCCTGGTGAGAGACAGATTGCTGTTATTGTGAATGATATGGGCGAAATTAATATTGATGCAGCGTTGCTTCAAGAGGAGACAGACGAGGGAATCGTTGATCTCTCAAATGGATGTATCTGTTGTCGGCTACAAGACGATCTTGTCACTGAAGCAACACGATTAGCGGATGAACGATCGTTTGATTATCTAGTTATTGAGGCATCAGGAATTAGTGAGCCAATTCCAATCGCAAAGACGCTGACGACTGGGACTGAGAATGGAAGTCTTGATGATCGATTTTGTGTCGACACAACTGTCTCAGTGATTGATACATATGGATTTTGGAAGGCATTTGATGCAGAAGAATCGATTCCTGATGCTGCACCAAATCCAAACCGACCATTATCAGAAGTGTTAATTGATCAAATTGAATTCTGTGATGTCTTATTATTGAATAAGTGCGATATGGTGCCCGACACGGAGCTTGATATGATTGAGGACTCTATTCGAGAACTGCAGCCAAGAGCAGCAATACACCGTACAACATACTCTGAAATTAGCCCTGAGATGGTGCTCGACACTGGGCGATTCGATTTTAATGAAGCACGCCGACAACAGGGCTGGAAGCAAGCGTTGTCCACACACACGGCAGAATCAGGAGACAGCCAAGATAGTAATCACGATGCGAGCGCTGGAGACAATTATGGGCATACTCACGACCATGGAGAGTCAGCAGCCGCTGCACATAATGTTGAATCGTTTGTCTATCGTCAGCAGAAGCCATTTAATCCGGAGCAATTTGATTCCTGGCTGAGTGAATGGAACGGAGATATTATTCGTATGAAAGGGTTCGCATGGATTAGCACCCGTCCTGAGACTGTACTTGGGGTTAGCCAGGCTGGATCAGCAGTCCAGGCTGGACCAATTGGTGAGTGGGGGCAAGACGATCCAGCAACACGACTTGTGATTATCGGGCAACAACTCGATATTACTCAGATTACCGTTGATTTGGACGATTGTGTCGCTGATGATCCAAATAAACACTCACAAAAGTCACAAGATGATCCATTCCCGCGTGAGTCTTAA
- a CDS encoding RPA12/RPB9/RPC11 RNA polymerase family protein, with amino-acid sequence MQFCDECGSMMKKRNEQMVCGSCGYQTDQDSAIGNFVSTQKQTDEDIIETEEGAEFEGKPTDNNVICDECEHTVARYTIKQTGSADEPSTRFFKCENRISVSNSYQIRSPPVSV; translated from the coding sequence ATGCAATTTTGCGATGAATGTGGTTCAATGATGAAAAAGCGTAATGAGCAAATGGTCTGTGGGAGTTGTGGGTATCAGACCGATCAAGATAGTGCAATCGGGAATTTCGTTAGCACTCAAAAACAAACGGATGAGGATATAATTGAGACAGAAGAAGGAGCAGAATTTGAGGGAAAGCCCACTGATAATAATGTGATCTGTGACGAGTGTGAACATACCGTTGCGCGGTACACAATCAAACAGACAGGATCGGCTGATGAACCGTCAACTCGATTCTTTAAATGCGAGAACCGTATAAGTGTAAGTAATTCGTATCAAATACGATCCCCTCCTGTGTCAGTTTGA
- a CDS encoding transcription factor S, which yields MQFCDECGSMMKKVDGVMVCSSCGYEAEQEGGVEEFISTTEQTGDELIETSEDANFEGKPTAKDVTCDDCGNGKAWYTIKQTGSADEPPTRFFKCTECGNRWREYN from the coding sequence ATGCAATTCTGTGACGAGTGCGGTTCTATGATGAAGAAGGTGGATGGCGTGATGGTGTGTTCGAGTTGTGGTTACGAAGCGGAGCAAGAGGGCGGTGTTGAGGAGTTTATCAGCACGACTGAACAGACTGGTGACGAACTAATTGAGACTTCTGAAGATGCGAATTTCGAGGGCAAACCTACTGCCAAGGACGTGACCTGCGACGACTGTGGGAACGGTAAAGCGTGGTACACAATCAAGCAGACGGGTTCAGCTGACGAACCACCTACTCGATTCTTTAAGTGTACTGAGTGCGGGAATCGGTGGCGAGAGTATAATTAA
- a CDS encoding PAS domain S-box protein, whose protein sequence is MTPREERTDTIRVLHADDDLEFAEMATTFLERENDRFDTETVASASDGLTHLAHSTFDCVISDYDMPIQDGIEFLKSVRDNYPELPFILFTGKGSEKVASEAISAGVTDYLQKSSGTEQYELLAHRITNAVEQSQAQRRVQKEQQRFRTLFDRLSQPIVEVQYKNSEPIVTQVNSAFEGVFGYESESIVGDSLDTHIVPDDRIDEAEAINQHVRSGGRLESREVIRETADGLRKFLIQNAVYDDGAGGFAIYTDITDRRDREETLERNRDLLRHTEQLATVGGWEADVETGEVSWTQGAYAIHDLDPAGEFEPSIETVMELYHPDDQATIQQAVEKCRTQGKACELDVRLMTAEDEQKWVSMTGEAIYDDDGDDITKIRGAVCDITDIQAQKQELVKLKQQYQTLAENFPDGAVYLIDDSLEYIRARGEALERSDLSPADIEGHSPHDVFPDELADEACNHYERAFNGETVTAEQEYDGERYRVQVTPVDGDGTEIRYVMAVAQDITQYVEDRRELQRQNKQLDEFASVVSHDLRNPLSVAQGNLGLLREDCESGRIDKIDSDGRTNRRSSHVSPCR, encoded by the coding sequence ATGACTCCGCGAGAGGAACGCACGGACACAATCCGTGTCCTCCACGCTGATGACGACTTAGAGTTCGCTGAGATGGCGACGACATTTCTTGAACGGGAAAATGACCGATTCGATACCGAGACCGTCGCAAGTGCAAGCGATGGGCTCACTCACCTTGCTCATTCGACGTTTGATTGCGTGATTTCTGACTACGATATGCCCATTCAGGATGGGATTGAGTTTCTCAAGAGTGTGCGTGACAACTATCCTGAGCTACCGTTCATCCTGTTTACTGGCAAAGGCTCGGAAAAAGTCGCCAGTGAAGCCATCTCTGCTGGAGTGACTGATTATCTACAGAAATCGTCTGGAACTGAGCAGTACGAACTGTTAGCTCATCGAATCACGAACGCTGTCGAACAATCACAAGCTCAACGACGAGTTCAGAAAGAACAACAGCGATTTCGCACCCTTTTCGACCGCCTCTCACAACCTATTGTGGAAGTGCAATATAAAAACAGTGAGCCAATCGTCACTCAAGTGAATTCGGCTTTCGAGGGTGTGTTTGGGTACGAAAGTGAGAGCATCGTTGGTGACTCCCTTGACACTCACATCGTCCCTGATGACCGAATCGATGAAGCCGAAGCGATTAATCAACATGTCCGATCAGGTGGTCGTCTCGAATCAAGAGAGGTTATCCGTGAGACCGCCGATGGTCTGCGTAAATTCCTTATTCAAAACGCCGTCTACGACGACGGGGCAGGCGGGTTTGCTATCTACACAGACATTACTGACCGAAGAGACCGTGAGGAAACTCTTGAGCGGAACCGCGACCTGCTACGACACACCGAACAATTGGCTACTGTCGGCGGGTGGGAGGCTGACGTTGAAACTGGCGAGGTATCTTGGACGCAGGGAGCATACGCAATCCACGATCTTGACCCCGCTGGGGAGTTCGAGCCATCAATTGAGACTGTAATGGAGTTGTATCATCCTGATGATCAGGCGACAATTCAGCAAGCGGTTGAGAAGTGTCGCACACAGGGTAAAGCATGCGAACTTGACGTCCGACTGATGACCGCTGAGGACGAACAAAAGTGGGTATCTATGACTGGTGAGGCTATATATGATGACGATGGCGATGATATCACCAAAATTCGAGGGGCAGTTTGTGATATCACTGATATTCAAGCTCAAAAACAAGAACTGGTAAAGCTGAAACAGCAATATCAGACGCTGGCAGAGAACTTTCCAGATGGAGCGGTGTATCTAATTGACGATAGTCTCGAGTATATTCGTGCCCGTGGTGAAGCCTTGGAGCGATCTGATTTGTCGCCTGCGGATATTGAGGGTCACAGCCCACACGACGTGTTCCCCGATGAACTTGCAGATGAAGCATGTAACCACTACGAACGGGCGTTCAACGGGGAGACCGTGACTGCCGAACAGGAATACGACGGTGAGCGATACCGAGTTCAGGTAACACCTGTGGACGGCGATGGAACAGAAATCAGATATGTGATGGCGGTGGCACAAGATATCACACAGTATGTTGAGGACAGACGAGAGCTCCAACGACAGAACAAACAACTGGATGAGTTTGCAAGCGTTGTGAGCCACGATTTGCGGAATCCACTCTCTGTTGCACAGGGGAACTTGGGGCTTCTTCGTGAGGACTGTGAGAGTGGCAGAATCGACAAGATTGACTCGGATGGACGAACTAATAGAAGATCTTCTCACGTTAGCCCGTGCAGGTGA
- a CDS encoding sensor histidine kinase — MDELIEDLLTLARAGEQIGSVESVHLAELSQNCWQNVETTDATIHLDISATQTVTIKADLNRLAQLFENLMRNAIEHARTQDDYNGDKSENVTITVGELADGFYVADDGTGIPESKQDDIFDAGYTTTEQGTGFGLSIVKRVAEAHGWEISITESSEGGARFEVTNVDMSRMESNQIQLE; from the coding sequence ATGGACGAACTAATAGAAGATCTTCTCACGTTAGCCCGTGCAGGTGAGCAAATTGGGAGTGTCGAATCAGTGCATCTCGCTGAGTTGTCTCAGAACTGTTGGCAGAATGTTGAGACGACCGATGCAACAATCCATCTCGATATTAGTGCCACCCAGACTGTTACAATCAAAGCAGATCTAAATCGCCTTGCACAGTTATTTGAGAATCTGATGCGGAATGCAATCGAGCATGCACGGACTCAGGATGATTATAATGGCGATAAGAGTGAGAATGTGACAATCACTGTTGGTGAGCTTGCGGACGGGTTCTATGTTGCAGACGACGGAACCGGAATCCCTGAGAGTAAGCAAGACGATATATTTGATGCGGGCTATACGACGACCGAGCAGGGCACTGGATTTGGACTCTCAATCGTCAAACGGGTCGCCGAAGCCCACGGGTGGGAGATATCCATCACAGAAAGTTCCGAAGGCGGGGCACGCTTTGAAGTGACTAACGTCGATATGAGTCGAATGGAGTCAAATCAAATACAATTGGAGTGA
- a CDS encoding IS66 family transposase yields the protein MDETQFPVDGDDYWLWGFTTDNETLYALRDSRGSVVLEEILGDEFDGIIVCDGWTVYSAYHSRLQRCWAHLLREKENISGEDAEAQLLYEELQKVHDGLNRFLKTSPSPLQQIIVQHEARRRLETLVAEGAESNKACEALQTIEGGLGDWLTFVVHPGVDSTNNRAERILRDSVMRRKTMMLRKQKGVNSYEIFQSLIQTWKQREQNPYTELQ from the coding sequence ATCGATGAAACTCAATTTCCTGTAGACGGAGATGACTATTGGCTCTGGGGATTCACAACTGATAACGAAACTCTCTATGCACTCAGAGACAGCCGAGGTAGTGTTGTACTGGAAGAAATCCTCGGAGATGAGTTTGATGGGATTATCGTTTGCGACGGTTGGACTGTCTATTCAGCGTATCACTCACGATTACAGCGGTGTTGGGCACATCTCCTTCGAGAGAAAGAGAATATCTCCGGTGAAGACGCAGAGGCTCAGTTACTTTACGAAGAGCTTCAAAAAGTACACGACGGATTGAATCGATTTCTCAAAACCAGCCCATCTCCTCTCCAGCAGATAATTGTTCAGCACGAGGCACGAAGGCGATTGGAAACTCTTGTTGCGGAGGGAGCAGAGTCAAACAAGGCTTGTGAGGCGCTTCAGACAATCGAAGGTGGGTTGGGTGATTGGCTCACCTTTGTCGTCCATCCAGGGGTAGACTCAACGAATAATAGAGCCGAGAGAATCCTGCGGGATTCGGTGATGCGGAGAAAAACAATGATGCTTCGGAAACAGAAGGGAGTCAACTCATATGAGATCTTTCAATCACTCATACAAACGTGGAAACAGCGGGAACAAAACCCATATACCGAGCTACAGTGA
- a CDS encoding DUF7837 family putative zinc-binding protein has protein sequence MSNTSSTLGSCPFCDSVIPARAALLEYEVAGEQRLFAECDECDEPVQPQ, from the coding sequence ATGTCCAATACATCGTCAACACTCGGCTCGTGCCCGTTCTGTGACTCAGTGATTCCAGCGAGAGCAGCTCTTCTTGAGTATGAGGTTGCGGGTGAACAGCGATTGTTCGCTGAGTGTGACGAGTGCGACGAACCTGTCCAGCCACAGTAG
- a CDS encoding DUF5789 family protein: protein MTDLEEALTELCDCEYPASIDDIANRCENVTIELQDGSETTLGEMLDLLDDPPDTFESSDDLYYTLMSLAPQGSVGRANYDDRGSTHNAREQQSF from the coding sequence ATGACAGATCTTGAGGAAGCACTGACCGAGTTGTGCGATTGCGAGTACCCAGCCAGCATAGACGACATCGCAAATAGGTGTGAGAATGTGACAATCGAATTGCAGGACGGCTCTGAAACGACACTTGGGGAGATGCTTGATCTCCTCGATGACCCTCCTGACACGTTTGAGTCGAGTGATGACCTCTATTATACCCTGATGTCTCTTGCACCACAGGGGAGTGTTGGGAGAGCAAACTACGACGATCGAGGTTCAACTCACAACGCCAGAGAACAACAGTCATTTTAA
- a CDS encoding beta-ribofuranosylaminobenzene 5'-phosphate synthase family protein, translated as MSLGRVRVTTSGRIHFGFVNLSLAHDRLYGGIGLSVCEPTTSVIAEPIDNSCNPPTVRCSHPSAREYAARALNTLDLDSVSVSVESALPQHAGLGSGTQLALATLTAVANAYDQPPQPRENAPALGRGGRSGVGVGTFEIGGFVIDGGHPTARFTTDRPTDGSWTVPPVMTHKQIPDNWRFLLLTPDVEPGRSGTEEEASMRSVVTQAAPDIADRVSGTVMRQLLPAIANENAEQFGTAIETIGRLNGRWYTDEQGGVYRPPAGELVASLDASSSCYGAGQSSWGPTVYGITDIEHADAARRAGQYALDAADVDGTVRIVQGQNHGVTVEQLE; from the coding sequence ATGAGTCTTGGTCGCGTCCGCGTCACCACTAGCGGTCGCATCCACTTTGGATTCGTGAATCTCAGTCTTGCACATGATCGTCTCTATGGCGGGATTGGTCTTAGCGTATGTGAACCCACAACGAGTGTAATTGCAGAGCCAATTGATAATAGTTGCAATCCACCGACAGTTAGATGTTCACACCCAAGTGCACGTGAATATGCAGCACGCGCGCTTAATACACTAGATCTCGACAGTGTTTCAGTGAGTGTTGAATCAGCACTTCCCCAGCATGCAGGACTCGGGAGTGGAACACAACTCGCACTTGCAACACTTACTGCGGTCGCAAATGCATACGATCAACCACCACAGCCAAGAGAGAACGCTCCAGCGCTTGGTCGCGGAGGACGCTCTGGGGTCGGAGTTGGGACATTTGAAATTGGCGGATTTGTTATAGACGGTGGACATCCGACGGCGCGATTCACGACCGATCGACCAACCGATGGAAGTTGGACGGTCCCGCCGGTTATGACTCACAAACAGATTCCAGACAACTGGCGGTTTTTGTTATTAACCCCTGACGTTGAACCGGGACGGAGTGGGACTGAGGAAGAAGCAAGTATGCGTAGTGTGGTTACACAAGCAGCTCCTGATATTGCAGACCGCGTTTCTGGGACAGTAATGCGGCAGCTTCTTCCAGCCATCGCTAATGAGAATGCCGAGCAGTTTGGAACCGCAATCGAAACAATTGGGCGATTAAATGGAAGATGGTACACCGATGAACAAGGAGGTGTATATCGACCGCCAGCGGGTGAACTCGTTGCTTCGCTTGATGCATCATCATCATGTTACGGGGCTGGACAATCATCCTGGGGTCCAACAGTATATGGAATCACCGATATCGAACATGCTGATGCTGCTCGTCGTGCTGGTCAGTACGCGCTTGATGCCGCTGACGTTGATGGAACTGTACGTATCGTTCAAGGGCAGAACCATGGGGTAACTGTTGAGCAGTTGGAATAA
- a CDS encoding cupin domain-containing protein: MSISDLYAEAIASLDPAAGNIETAELHVSEDVLLKAFALGPGASVDPHEHEKSTNVFHILDGTVVVTQDDEETTVDAPGVVYNDRGVVHGARNETDTVAILTASLCPLP; this comes from the coding sequence ATGTCGATAAGTGATCTGTATGCTGAGGCGATTGCGTCGCTTGATCCAGCCGCTGGTAACATTGAAACCGCAGAATTACATGTTTCTGAGGACGTCCTGCTCAAGGCATTCGCACTTGGACCAGGCGCAAGCGTAGACCCACATGAACATGAAAAGAGTACAAATGTATTTCATATTCTTGACGGGACAGTGGTTGTCACGCAGGATGATGAAGAGACGACTGTTGATGCACCTGGCGTTGTGTATAATGACCGTGGTGTTGTCCATGGTGCCCGTAATGAAACAGACACAGTAGCGATACTTACCGCAAGTCTCTGCCCACTACCGTAG
- a CDS encoding DUF7126 family protein, with the protein MNNDESQMFLIAGPDENDLAAELNDCGVDIIEINEIVTYESLEAAGLSAADTLVLTTMDDASAIPVAKEQNPAVRVVAYTSDSLPEFARGQTDLAIDPALLNTTVVAEELAGL; encoded by the coding sequence ATGAATAACGATGAATCACAGATGTTTCTAATAGCCGGACCGGATGAAAATGATCTTGCAGCGGAGTTAAACGATTGTGGAGTTGACATTATAGAGATTAATGAAATAGTGACATATGAGTCACTTGAGGCGGCGGGACTTTCGGCTGCTGATACGCTTGTTCTGACGACGATGGATGATGCATCAGCCATTCCAGTCGCGAAAGAGCAGAATCCTGCGGTACGAGTTGTTGCGTATACCTCTGACTCATTGCCTGAGTTTGCTCGCGGACAGACAGACCTAGCGATTGACCCAGCATTACTTAATACAACTGTCGTCGCTGAGGAGTTGGCTGGATTATAG
- the guaA gene encoding glutamine-hydrolyzing GMP synthase produces MVDVSVFIDEAIAEIDAAIGEDNAVIALSGGVDSSVSAALAYKAIGDQLTPVYVDTGLMRKGETKQVKDTFAYMDSLRVVDAQDRFFESLAGVTDPEEKRHVIGEQFIREFEQEAHAANADYLVQGTIYPDRIESEGNIKSHHNVGGLPDVVDFEGIVEPVRELYKDEVREVARELDLDELVSERMPFPGPGLAIRVIDEVTPEKVAVAREACHIVESETAEFDPWQAFAAVVGKATGVKGDNRVHGWIVSVRAVESRDGMTARAQELPWEALQRIQSRITGENDDVARVLYDITHKPPATIEYE; encoded by the coding sequence ATGGTTGATGTATCCGTATTCATTGATGAGGCTATTGCAGAGATTGATGCAGCGATTGGCGAGGATAATGCTGTCATTGCGCTTTCTGGTGGTGTAGATTCGTCAGTCTCAGCCGCACTTGCATATAAAGCGATTGGTGACCAACTCACACCTGTCTATGTTGATACAGGGCTGATGCGGAAAGGAGAGACCAAACAGGTGAAAGACACCTTTGCATATATGGATTCACTTCGCGTTGTTGATGCACAAGATCGATTTTTCGAATCACTTGCTGGTGTCACCGATCCAGAAGAGAAACGACACGTCATTGGTGAGCAGTTTATTCGTGAGTTTGAACAAGAAGCACATGCTGCAAATGCTGATTATCTCGTTCAAGGAACAATCTACCCTGACCGGATTGAGTCAGAAGGGAATATTAAATCACATCATAATGTTGGTGGATTACCAGATGTCGTTGATTTTGAGGGAATTGTTGAGCCAGTTCGTGAGTTATACAAAGATGAAGTCCGAGAAGTCGCCCGTGAACTTGATCTCGATGAACTCGTTTCTGAGCGAATGCCATTTCCTGGACCGGGACTCGCAATCCGTGTCATCGATGAGGTGACTCCTGAAAAAGTTGCGGTTGCGCGTGAGGCATGTCACATTGTCGAATCAGAGACTGCTGAATTCGACCCTTGGCAAGCATTCGCTGCAGTCGTTGGGAAAGCAACGGGAGTGAAAGGTGACAATCGCGTCCATGGGTGGATTGTCTCAGTGCGTGCTGTCGAGTCTCGTGATGGGATGACAGCTCGGGCACAGGAACTTCCATGGGAAGCCCTCCAACGAATTCAATCACGGATCACCGGTGAAAATGATGATGTTGCCCGAGTTCTTTATGATATAACACACAAGCCCCCAGCAACAATTGAATACGAGTAA